The DNA region GCTGGTTGCGCAACCGCCTGCGGTACTGCATTTGGCACCACTGGAAGAAACCTGAACGGAAGCGGAAAAACCTAATTCGGCTAGGAATTGACCATGATCACGCCTATGCGTGGAGTAGAACGCGAATGGGAGGCTGGGCAGTTGCCCAAAGCCCCATTTTGGGAACCACGATTACCCTTGATCGCTTAGGCAAAAGGGGGTATGAGGCTATGCTTACACATTACGAGAAAATTGCGCCACATCTTAATGAACCGCTGTATACGAGACCCGTACGTACAGTGGTGTGAGAGGCTCTCCCCGTCAGCCTAGCTGGCGGGGCAGCCTACTCGATTAGCTGCTGGGCTTTTCATATTCTATTTATTGTCGTTCGTTAAATCTAATTCCATAAACAACAGATAGTCCTTAAATTCTGCTGGGATTTCCATTTCAGGATACGATTCAATGTCACGAAAACCAAAACTTCTATATAGCGAGTGAGCTGCTTCCATAAACTTCGGGCTGTCAAGCCGAACTTTTTTGTAACCTACATTTTTTGCCTCAACTAAAAGACCTTCAAGTATAGCTCGTCCGGCCCCAATTCGTCTAATCGTTGGGTCAACAAACATCCGTTTTATTTCACCGATTTCGGGGCTGATGCTTTTTAGACTTCCAAGTCCACAAATTTTGCCTTGATAAATTGCAAGAATTATTTGTCCGTAAGGTGGCTGAAACTTACTAATTTGTTGAATGTCTTGTTCAACTGCTTCTTTTGGATTATGAGGATGAACACCATACAACTCTTGCATTTTGTCATTTCCCCAAACTAAATAGTCAAACCATAATTTTTTTACGGCTTCTATATCGTCTGGAACCACAAGTATTCTTGTTTCTACTCTTTCGTCTTTGTCCATTTGTTGTCTATTGAATTAGTTGATTACTGTCCGTCCAGCCTTGCAGCTAACTCGGTTATATGTGTGATAAAATCACACAATACATGCCCTATTGGTATGTATTGTGTGAAAAACATACACAATACACAAATGTATAAATCTTTATCACATGGCATCAATCAGCGAGCGAATATTTTTTAAACTCTGCCTGCTCACTTATAGGTTTACCTCCAACCTTTCATTCTCCCATTAAATTGCCTCTCGAAGAGGAAAATTGCTAGGACGAGAGGCAATTTGCTTCTCGGAGTGAGAAAAAGGTATCTCGGAGAAGCAAATTTGCTACCCGGAGAGGGAAAAATGCTACTCGGAGAAGCAAATTTGCTACCCGGAGGAGCAAATTTGCTAGCTGGAGAAGCAAATTTGCTATTCGGAGAGGAAAAAAGGTATCGCGGAGAAGCAATTTTCTAACAAAATTCTCCGTGCTCTTCGTGTCTCCGTGGTAACTTTTATATTAGCCCATTTTTTCTCTGTGCTCTCCACGTTAGATTTCCTATATTTGCTGTGACGAATTTATTTCAGCGAGGCTCCGTGCTCTCTCTGTCTCCATGATTAATTTTACTTTATAGATAATGCTTCAAGCTCGCGTTGTTAGCCATATACTCGATTTCGTAATTCCGGGAAAAACCTCCCGCGGAACGTTGACAAAGAAGGTGTCGTGGTATCTGCTGCTGCACGATACCAAGATTGGCTATACCGGAGTGGGGGAGTGTTCTACCCTTCCAAACCTTAGCATCGACGATAGACCCGATTTCTGTCAGAAATTGAACTTCGTTTGCCAGCAAATAAATGCCGGCATTCGCCTCGATTCCATCGACCTCGTTGAATTTCCCTCCATCGCCTTTGCACTCGAGGTTGCGCTTGCCGATTTGTCCAACCATGCATTCCCCCAGACTATTGTTTTTCCTTCGGAATTCACCAATGGACAAACGGGTATCCCCATTAATGGGCTCGTTTGGATGGGGAGGCGCGAGTATATGGAGGCGCAGATTAAGGAGAAGATTCATCAAGGTTTTTCCACCATAAAGCTCAAGGTAGGCGCACTCGATTTTGAAACCGAGATAGACATCCTCCGCAACATTCGGAAACAGTTTTCGCCCAGCGATATTACCATTCGTCTCGATGCTAATGGCGCATTCACTTCGGAGAATGCCGTGGATAAGCTAAATCGATTCGCTGAGTTTTCCATTCATTCCATCGAGCAGCCCATTGGTCAAGGCCATCCCAACGCCATGGCTTGTCTCTGCGCCAGCTCGCCCATACCTATCGCTCTCGATGAGGAATTAATAGGTATCTATTCTTCGGAGGAAAAGGAGTTGCTTATAAACACTATTCGGCCGCAATACATCATCCTAAAGCCAAGTTTGTTGGGCGGATTTGCCGCATGTAACGATTGGATTTCCATTGCCGAGAAGTATGATATTGGTTGGTGGGTTACCTCCGCCCTCGAGGGGAATGTTGGGCTAAATGCCATAGCGCAGTGGACCTTTACCCTGAATAATCCCTTGCCACAAGGGCTCGGAACCGGACAGGTCTTTACCAATAATATCGACTCGCCCCTAACCATCTCCGAGGGAAAACTTTACTATCGTCCCGAAAAGAGTTGGGATTTAACTATGCTGCAATGGTAGGTTTAACAATAAATGGAGAGCAGTATAGCCGGTCTGCTCTCGTTGAATTGTGTAATGCAAAGGTGCACGATAACGCGCTTCCTGCGTGGGAGCACGACCTCTACCTCTTTATTCTCGAGTGGCTCTCCGATACCGATTTTGTGATGGTGCACACATCCGGTTCCACCGGTATTCCTAAGTCCATTCAGCAGCCCAAGGAGCGGATGATCAACTCTGCCCTTATGACCCAGCGCTTCTTTGGCCTAGGCGCGCATACCAATGCGCTGCTGTGTCTTCCCGTTAGCTACATCGCAGGCAAAATGATGGTGGTGAGGGCTTTTGTTACCGGAATGAATCTTATTCCCGTTGAACCCGCTTCAAACCCTTTCTTGCACGATGTCGGTACGATACATTTTGCGGCCATCACCCCTTTTCAGTTGGCTCTTTCGTTGGAGTCTCTCAAGGGATTGGAGATCGATGCCATTATTGTGGGGGGCGGGGAGATACCCACCGATTTGGAGCTGAAGTGCCAAGAGTTACCCTCCAACGTGTATGCCACCTATGGCATGACGGAGACCAGCTCGCACGTGGCCTTGAGGGCGGTAAATGGGTTGCACAAGTCACCCTACTACGAGGTGCTTAAGGGTGTCGAGGTTGAGGTCGATCAGCGGAATTGCTTGGTGATTAATGCACCCGATCTAACGCCCTATTCGCTTACCACTAATGATATTGTAACCATTAAGGATGCCTCGCACTTCGAGTGGATAGGCAGGTTCGATAGCGTAATTAATTCCGGGGGAATTAAGATTTTTCCGGAACAGGTAGAGAAAAAGATTTTCTCGGTAATTCCATGCCGCTTTTTTATTGCAGGGTTGCGCGATAAGGTGTTGGGCGAAAAGGTGGCTCTTTTTATTGAGGGCGAGAAGTTTGGTGTGGAGCAGCTCGATCATCTAAATAATGCATTGCCCATATTGTTATCCAAGTTTGAGGTTCCCCGCAAAATTGTTTTTGTTCCCACCTTCGATCTCTCCGATGCAGGGAAGATCTTGAAAAAGGTCGTAGTGGCCAACTATCTGAAGAGGAGATAGTAATTTCAGCCTACAGTCCTCAGTCCTCAGTCCTCAGTCTACAGTCTTCGGTCTACAGTCTACAGTCTTCGGTCTTCAGTCTTCGGTCTACAGTCTTCGGTCTACGGTCTGCGGTCTACGGTCTACAGTCTACGGTCTACAGTCTTCGGTCTTCAGTCTACGGTCTACGGTCTACAGTCTACGGTCTACGGTCTACAGTCTTCAGTCTACGGTCTTCGGTCTTCAGTCTACGGTCTACAGTCTTCAGTCTACGGTCTACGGTCTACAGTCTACGGTCTACAGTCGTCAGTCTTCGGTCTACAGTCTACAGTCTACAGTCTACGGTCTACAGTCTACAGTCTACAGTTTTCGGTCTACAGTCTTCAGTCTACAGTCTACGGTCTTCGGTCTTCGGACTTCGGACTTCGGTCTTCCGACTTGCGTCTTCGGACTTCCGTCTTCGGTCTTCCGTCTTCGGTCTTCCGTCTTCAGTCTACAGTCTTCGGACTTCGGTCTTCAGTTTGCAGTCTACAGTCTTCAGTCTTCGGTCTTCCGACTTCCGTCTACAGTCTACGGTCTACGGTCTTCAGTCTTCGGTCTACAGTCTACGGACTTCGGTCTTCAGTCTACAGTCTACGGTTTGCAGTCTACAGTCAACGGTCTTCGGTCTACAGTCTACGGTCTTCCGACTTCCGACTTCCGACTTCGGTCTTCCGTCTTCGGTCTTCCGTCTTCGGTCTTCCGTCTTCGGTCTTACTTCAATTCGCACATTTTGCTTAACTTTGCTTTAAATACAGTTAAATGGCAAAGCAGAAGTATTACGTAGTTTGGAAGGGGAAAACTCCCGGAGTTTACCATACCTGGGCCGATTGTCAAAAGCAGGTTGTTGGGTTTGAAGGTGCGCAATACCTCTCCTTCGAGAACCTTGGCGATGCAGAGGTTGCCTTTACCAAGAATCCATGGTTGTTTCTGAATAAGGGAAATGCTTCTGCTAAAAAGAGCTCTGTTTCTTCGGATAAGATTATTCCCGAAAGCCTTTCCGTAGATGCTGCCTGCAGCGGCAACCCCGGGGTGATGGAGTATCGCGGAGTGCATACCCGCACCAAGGAGGAATATTTTCGGTTGAAATTTCCACTGGGCACGAATAACATTGGTGAGTTCTTGGCCATTGTTCATGGGCTTGCGCTGCTTAAGCAGAAGGGTGTTCCAAACCCAATATATACCGATTCCAAAACTGCCATGGCTTGGCTCAAGACAAAGAAGTGTAAAACCAAGTTGGAGCGAAATCGTCAAACAGAGGAACTTTTCCAACTCATCGATCGCGCGGAGAAATGGCTTTCCGAAAACAGCTATACTACCACGGTTCTTAAATGGGACACCGAGTCTTGGGGCGAGATCCCGGCTGATTTTGGTCGTAAATAGTGTTCGGTTTTTCTATTCTACTGTTCGTTATCGAACGCTTCGATTTGCCATAGATTTCAGTTCTATATTTCATCGTAATAGTTTCACAGCTCTTGGCATCGCATTCGTTATTCCTTTAATAGTTTTAGCTTTATTGTGTGCTGAAATGCGTTTCCGTGGATTACTATAAATGCTGATTTTTGTAAATTGAGTAGTAACGTGGTAGCCTAATGTTCCGCTGTATTTGGATAATATTTTGTGTCGTTTAATTTGAGAATCTATTCAATGAAAATATTTCTGCTGATTCTAACTTCTATTATTTGGGGGTCAACCTTCTTTCTTATTAAAGATACCGTTGCCACAGTCAATGAATATTACCTAGTGTTTGTCAGGACATTTATTGCCGCTGTTTCAATGCTCATATTTGTCTATTTTAAAAACAAGCGCGATCTTTTTAATGTTAATGCGCTTTTAAAAGGTATGGTGCTGGGTCTTTTATTAGCCACCACATACATATCTCAAACCATTGGATTGAAATATACAAGTAGCGGGCACAGTGCTTTTATTACCGGTGCTGGTGTTATCATCATTCCCATACTACTATTTATCTTCTTTAAACGGAAACTTAAAATTCACGAAGTAGCCGTTTTGATCGTTGTGTTCATTGGTTTGTATATTCTTACTTACGATAGCGAAACCATTCTGAATATTGGAGATTTGATTACTCTCGTTACATCGTTTTCCCTAGCATGGCACCTTATTCTGGCGGGCAAATATGTAAAAACTACTGAGGCCTTTTCACTTATCGGATATCAGTTTTTATTTGCCTCTATCGCAAGTTTCATAATTTATGTTACCACTCAGCCCATTTCATTTGGACTGAACTCGAGCGAAACCATAACGCTATTGTATCTCGGTTTTGTGGGAACACTTTTTTGTTATTTCATTTCGGTATGGGCACAAAAACATGTCGATACGGTTACTGTTGCATTAATTTTTACCCTCGAACCGGTATTTGCAGCTCTATTTGCCTGGATCTTTGCTTCCGAATCCTTAAGCCTTAAAGAAGTTTTGGGTGGCGTGATAATTCTTTTAGGTATTGTTGCTTTTCAGTTTATGTCTACAGCAAACGAACGACGAAGCAAAGTTGCTAAGGAAATGCTATGCAAGTAGAAGCCGCAATGCTGCTTCCCGTTCAACCGATTGGAGATAGTAACTGTACCCTGCAGCAGTTCAAAACCAATATGGGTGTCACTTTTATTGCAGCATTGGTAACTATTGCAAAAAAAACGCTGGGATGGTTATTCGCCTGTTATTGTAAGAACCTTTCCTTACAATACCGTATATCGTTGCGACACTATATTCTGAAAGGATTTAGCGTAAAAAGCCTCGAATGCAATTCGGTTTTTTGTGTAGGTGTCTCGAAACCACCACAACATGGTTGAATGTATATCGCAACTTCACCCAAAAGGAACAAAACATATTGAAACTGTTTAAAGCGAAATCCCTGCTGAAAATGCCTTTCTTTGTCATTGTATTGTAATCACTCTCGATCCCCATGAAAGCTGCCTCGCTAAAGGAAATTAAAACCGAGCTAAACTCGCTACCCCCCGATCAGTTGGTTGAACTGTGCGTGCATCTTACTAAGTATAAGAAGGAGAATAAAGAGTTGCTCACCTACCTACTCTTCGAGGCTGATGATGAATCAGTATATGTTCAAGCTGTGAAGGACGAGATCAACGTTCAATTCAAAGAAGTTAATCGCAGCAACTCTTACCTGGCTAAGAAAACCATTCGGAAAATTCTACGCATCGCCAATAAATACACAAAGTTCTCGGGAAATAGGCAGACCGAAATAGAGGTGCTTATCCACTTTTGCTTGCAGCTGAAGAAAGTTGGAATCTCCATGCCCATAAACTCCACTATAGGTAATATTTACCTTCGACAATTTCAGAAAATCCACAAGTTGTTGGCCACGCTACACGAAGACCTGCAAGCCGACTTTGCCGATGAGTTGCGACTGCTATAAGTAACAGCGATTTTACTGTTGGAAATCTATCCATTTGTCAAAGCCATCCTTTGACTTCATTAACTCACAAACCCGTTTTACCTTTCACTCCCTTCGACACTCGTCGAACGAAAAGGGAAAAACAGAAGTAATAGCCTGGATGAATATCTAGATCAATAAAAAAGTTGTTCCATTTCAACTCTTTTGCTGTATAGCGTAAGCGTAAAACTGTTTAAACTAAAGTTTCCGTGCAATACCTTTGTCATCAAAAGAAATAGCTAATAAATGGAAACCAAAATGGAGAAAATAGTAATAGTTGGTGGAGTAGCGGCCGGAGCAACTGCCGCCGCAAAAGTTCGAAGAATTTCAAGCACAGCGCAAATTACAATGCTGGAATTAGGTCCCGATATTTCATTTGCTAACTGTGGTTTGCCATACTATATTGGTGGCGATATAAAGAGCCGTTCCAAGCTTATTCTTCAAAGCCCCGAGAGTTTTAAAGAGCAGTATGATGTTGATGTTTATACCCATACACTAGTATCGTCAATTGATAGAAGTGCGCATACAGTTACGACCATCGATACCCGCAGCGGCGAACAAAATACTTTTGAATACACAAAATTAATATTGGCGCAGGGCGGTCGTCCTGTTGTGCCTACCCTTCCTGGGGCTATGTACGAACACGTGTTTTCGCTGTGGACGCTTGAGGATATGGATAAGATTACCCGCCATCTCAACGAGAAGAAACCTAAGAATGCCGTTGTTGTGGGTGGTGGTTTTATCGGTCTCGAGATGGTTGAGGCTTTGGTGAAACGAGGACTTACAGTTAATGTTGTGGAGATGATGCCGCACGTAATGAGCATTATGGATGCTGAAACTGCTGGCTTTATCGAACGAGAGCTGCTATCGTACGGTGTAGGTATACATACTAACGTTGGAGTAAGCGAAATCACAACCAACCGGGTTAAGCTCGATAACGGTTCAATGCTCGATGCCGACATGGTATTGCTATCGATCGGAGTTCGGCCAACGCTACAGCTGGCCAAGGAGGCCGTACTTCAATTGGGCGAGTCGGGCGGACTCTTAGTTACACCTCAGCTACAAACCAGCGATCCCGATATTTATGCTGCCGGCGATATGATCGAAATTGAGCATCGCGTTAGCGGTAAAAAGGTAAGAATTCCGCTTGCTGGTCCTGCAAATAGGCAAGGTCGTATTGCTGCTGAAAACGTAATGGGCGGCAATCACAGCTATAAAGGATCTCTTGGCACATCCGTGGTAAGGGTTTTCGAAGCGGTTGCCGGAACTACTGGCCTTTCGCTAAAGCAGGCACACGCAGCAGGAATCGAAGCCGATGCGGTTGTGGTTCACAAGGAGCACCATACCTCATACTATCCCAATGCAGAGACTGTAACCGTATCGGTGGTTTACGACCGACACAGCGGTGTAATTATTGGTGGACAGGCGGCAGGGTATAAGGGAGCCGATAAACGATTGGATGTAATTGCGACTGCTACTGCATCAAAGATGACAGTTTACGACCTCGCTGATGTCGATTTTGCCTACTCACCTCCAATTGGCACCGCCAACGATGCACTAAACATGGCGGCTTACACTGCCGAGAATAAGCTATCAGGATTCAGCCCTTCGGTTACCGTTGCTGAGTTGGATGCTTTTGTTGAGGGAAAAAACCCCTTGTTTGTCGATGTGAGAGATTACTTTGCCTTTGAAAAAAATCATATTCTTGGGGCTACTCATTTGCCGTTGGAGTTGCTTTCGAATCAGATAGGTGCAATTCCTACCGATCGTTTCATTGTGGTGTATGACGAAACAGGGAAAAAAGGCCATCAGACGCTGCGCACTCTAAAGGGAATGGGCTTTACACAGGTAACGAATATCTCCGGTGGGTATATCTCGTTGCAGCGGCAAGCGCAAACCGTTGGTTTCAAGAATTTCAAGATTGACGTTTTGCCTATTCAGCTAAAATCGCTAAAAGAGGAGCAGGAGGAGGAACAAGTGGACCCTGCTGCAAAACAAACCGACCAAAATGCTCCAATTGTTGTGGATGTCCGCACACCGGGAGAGTATAAATCAGGTGCCTATCCCGATGCGATTAATATTTCGCTCGATGAAATTCCAACTCGATACGCAGAACTTGGTAAAAATGCGTCGAGAGAGATTGTGGTTTATTGTGCCACGGGTGCGCGCTCGGCCTATGCCGAAAACATGTTGCGCCAGCTCGGCTTTACCAACGTAAAAAATGGTGGTGGATTGTCTATGATGATGGCTCGGCAGGCCAGCGGATCAAAAACAACTGCTTCCAACGAACCATTAGTAGTCGATGTTCGGTCGGTGCCAGAGTTTAGGGGCGGAGCAATCCCTGGCGCCATAAACATACCGTTGGACGAGTTGCCCGAGCATATTGGTAAGTTGGGCGACTATTCGAGAGATATAACGGTGTATTGTGCTTCTGGAGCAAGATCGTCTTATGCGCAGCAAATACTTATGAAGGTGGGCTTTACGAATGTAAAAAATGGTGGTGGTATTATGCAAATGATGATGCGCCGATAACCCCTGTAAATTCTGTATAATGCAGCACCGTTTTGCTCATACCATTGGCAACACAGAGACCTGAAAGGCCGACCTTTAGAAACCTTGTGTTGAAGTGGAGAGTCATTCAGTTTTACTGAGGAAAGTATAGGACTGAAAGGCCTGCCTGTAAAAGCACAGGGCGCAGCCCTGTGTGCAAGTAGAACTTCATTTAGGGCTGAAAGCCCGACATGTTTCTTCTGTGTCATGTACAAATTGTATGGCACATGGAGAAACACTGGAGGCACTTCTTGCTTTACGGTATAGATATCCTATGTCCATGTAATCGCTACTTGTTCACAATAAGCAATGATTGAGACTCCAATAGCGCTCCAATGCTGTAGTCCTTGGTCTTTTTCCAGAAGTTTAAGCTCACAATCGTAAGGTCGTAATCCGCTGCTGCTTCAATTAGCTTGTCGGTATGCATCACATCATCCATTAATGTAAAGCGAAACAGTTCTTTTTCCGGAATAGCCATCTCAAAGGATGCCAAGGCGGTTATATTAGCCGTGGCATTCTCGGTAATAAGTTGACCTAATCTAAGCAGATGATTATCGGAGGGATCATCCAGAATAATCGCAATTCGGTTCAGCTCCGTAAATCCACGATCGATTAACACCCCAACGCTGCATTCTACATCATCAAAGAAGTGGCTCACCTTACCTCCCGTTTCATCGCTCGAAAGAAGCTGTTTCGAACTGCCCACCAGCATAAGGTTATAGCTATCGGAGTTGGCCGTTTCTGTAATCTTCTTACGTACTTCATTCGTAGCCATGTAGTAGGTTTTTATCTTCATGTTACGATCCTTTGCCGTTGCCAATATGGGCTCAAATCCCTCCTTCTCAAATAACTTTGCATTCTGAAGCGAGATATCGGCGCTGGGGCTAAAATGCGCGGCGGTAATACTCTTTTGTTTATGTTTGGGTGAGGTGAATTTCTCCGCTATCAATAGCAGCCGGCTTCCCACAGGTGGTGCCCCAAACGATATTAAGATATTAAATGCGGAGGCATTGGTAAGTGGAGGCAATACCTTTTTCTGATAGAAGTATTCAATCGTGTCAATGGCAGGACCAGTCATAAATGTGGTAACCAGCGCCATCAGCACCATCATGGCAAATACCTGAGGGGTAAGCACTCCTAAATCGTAACCAATATTAAGAACAATAAGTTCCATTAGTCCACGGGTATTCATCAGTGCACCAATTATCAAACTGTTTTTCCACGATTGTCCTACCCATCGTGCGGCAAGAGCACTGCCTGCAAACTTCCCAATAGTTGCAACAGCCACAATGGCAGCAAATACTAGCCATAGATGAGGTTCGTTGAGCAACCCGATTTGGGTTCTTAAACCGGTATACACAAAGAAGAGTGGCAGAAGGAGCACTTGGCTCAGATCTTCTACTTTCTCCTGAAACACATGGCGAAAATTAATGTTGGTAGGCATGATTACGCCTGCCAAGAATGCTCCAAATAGTGCGTGAATGCCAATAACCTCAGTAATGTATGAGGATACAATTAAGGAGAAAAGGAATATGGCAACGATGGGCTTATTAATAGTTTCCTTGGTAAAATTCTGCTCGGCAATCCTATGGAATAGAGGCTTCATTACCATGATCATAAACGTAATGTAGGCCGCAGATAACCCAAGGGAAACCAATGCAGAGTTAATGTTGCCTGCTTTTACCAGAGCAATGACGGC from Williamwhitmania taraxaci includes:
- a CDS encoding GNAT family N-acetyltransferase, yielding MDKDERVETRILVVPDDIEAVKKLWFDYLVWGNDKMQELYGVHPHNPKEAVEQDIQQISKFQPPYGQIILAIYQGKICGLGSLKSISPEIGEIKRMFVDPTIRRIGAGRAILEGLLVEAKNVGYKKVRLDSPKFMEAAHSLYRSFGFRDIESYPEMEIPAEFKDYLLFMELDLTNDNK
- a CDS encoding o-succinylbenzoate synthase, with the protein product MLQARVVSHILDFVIPGKTSRGTLTKKVSWYLLLHDTKIGYTGVGECSTLPNLSIDDRPDFCQKLNFVCQQINAGIRLDSIDLVEFPSIAFALEVALADLSNHAFPQTIVFPSEFTNGQTGIPINGLVWMGRREYMEAQIKEKIHQGFSTIKLKVGALDFETEIDILRNIRKQFSPSDITIRLDANGAFTSENAVDKLNRFAEFSIHSIEQPIGQGHPNAMACLCASSPIPIALDEELIGIYSSEEKELLINTIRPQYIILKPSLLGGFAACNDWISIAEKYDIGWWVTSALEGNVGLNAIAQWTFTLNNPLPQGLGTGQVFTNNIDSPLTISEGKLYYRPEKSWDLTMLQW
- a CDS encoding AMP-binding protein, whose product is MVGLTINGEQYSRSALVELCNAKVHDNALPAWEHDLYLFILEWLSDTDFVMVHTSGSTGIPKSIQQPKERMINSALMTQRFFGLGAHTNALLCLPVSYIAGKMMVVRAFVTGMNLIPVEPASNPFLHDVGTIHFAAITPFQLALSLESLKGLEIDAIIVGGGEIPTDLELKCQELPSNVYATYGMTETSSHVALRAVNGLHKSPYYEVLKGVEVEVDQRNCLVINAPDLTPYSLTTNDIVTIKDASHFEWIGRFDSVINSGGIKIFPEQVEKKIFSVIPCRFFIAGLRDKVLGEKVALFIEGEKFGVEQLDHLNNALPILLSKFEVPRKIVFVPTFDLSDAGKILKKVVVANYLKRR
- a CDS encoding ribonuclease H1 domain-containing protein, which produces MAKQKYYVVWKGKTPGVYHTWADCQKQVVGFEGAQYLSFENLGDAEVAFTKNPWLFLNKGNASAKKSSVSSDKIIPESLSVDAACSGNPGVMEYRGVHTRTKEEYFRLKFPLGTNNIGEFLAIVHGLALLKQKGVPNPIYTDSKTAMAWLKTKKCKTKLERNRQTEELFQLIDRAEKWLSENSYTTTVLKWDTESWGEIPADFGRK
- a CDS encoding DMT family transporter, producing MKIFLLILTSIIWGSTFFLIKDTVATVNEYYLVFVRTFIAAVSMLIFVYFKNKRDLFNVNALLKGMVLGLLLATTYISQTIGLKYTSSGHSAFITGAGVIIIPILLFIFFKRKLKIHEVAVLIVVFIGLYILTYDSETILNIGDLITLVTSFSLAWHLILAGKYVKTTEAFSLIGYQFLFASIASFIIYVTTQPISFGLNSSETITLLYLGFVGTLFCYFISVWAQKHVDTVTVALIFTLEPVFAALFAWIFASESLSLKEVLGGVIILLGIVAFQFMSTANERRSKVAKEMLCK
- a CDS encoding FAD-dependent oxidoreductase, giving the protein METKMEKIVIVGGVAAGATAAAKVRRISSTAQITMLELGPDISFANCGLPYYIGGDIKSRSKLILQSPESFKEQYDVDVYTHTLVSSIDRSAHTVTTIDTRSGEQNTFEYTKLILAQGGRPVVPTLPGAMYEHVFSLWTLEDMDKITRHLNEKKPKNAVVVGGGFIGLEMVEALVKRGLTVNVVEMMPHVMSIMDAETAGFIERELLSYGVGIHTNVGVSEITTNRVKLDNGSMLDADMVLLSIGVRPTLQLAKEAVLQLGESGGLLVTPQLQTSDPDIYAAGDMIEIEHRVSGKKVRIPLAGPANRQGRIAAENVMGGNHSYKGSLGTSVVRVFEAVAGTTGLSLKQAHAAGIEADAVVVHKEHHTSYYPNAETVTVSVVYDRHSGVIIGGQAAGYKGADKRLDVIATATASKMTVYDLADVDFAYSPPIGTANDALNMAAYTAENKLSGFSPSVTVAELDAFVEGKNPLFVDVRDYFAFEKNHILGATHLPLELLSNQIGAIPTDRFIVVYDETGKKGHQTLRTLKGMGFTQVTNISGGYISLQRQAQTVGFKNFKIDVLPIQLKSLKEEQEEEQVDPAAKQTDQNAPIVVDVRTPGEYKSGAYPDAINISLDEIPTRYAELGKNASREIVVYCATGARSAYAENMLRQLGFTNVKNGGGLSMMMARQASGSKTTASNEPLVVDVRSVPEFRGGAIPGAINIPLDELPEHIGKLGDYSRDITVYCASGARSSYAQQILMKVGFTNVKNGGGIMQMMMRR
- a CDS encoding cation:proton antiporter, coding for MHTSRRKKGLANYKNSLLSLVIVSGIAAILWVIINQGEKLSLISETQVPLKKVAETSISTFNAFAENLSHPLALLLLQIIVIIGIARLLGKVMVRIGQPTVMGEIIAGIILGPSLLGLVFPEANAFLFPIHSLGNLQLVSQIGLILFMFIIGMDLDLRVIRKNAQSAMIISHVSIAVPFLLGVMLAYLLYPSFGPQQMGFTAFALFIGIAVSITAFPVLARIVQERGWTKSDVGTTAITCAAANDITAWFLLAAVIALVKAGNINSALVSLGLSAAYITFMIMVMKPLFHRIAEQNFTKETINKPIVAIFLFSLIVSSYITEVIGIHALFGAFLAGVIMPTNINFRHVFQEKVEDLSQVLLLPLFFVYTGLRTQIGLLNEPHLWLVFAAIVAVATIGKFAGSALAARWVGQSWKNSLIIGALMNTRGLMELIVLNIGYDLGVLTPQVFAMMVLMALVTTFMTGPAIDTIEYFYQKKVLPPLTNASAFNILISFGAPPVGSRLLLIAEKFTSPKHKQKSITAAHFSPSADISLQNAKLFEKEGFEPILATAKDRNMKIKTYYMATNEVRKKITETANSDSYNLMLVGSSKQLLSSDETGGKVSHFFDDVECSVGVLIDRGFTELNRIAIILDDPSDNHLLRLGQLITENATANITALASFEMAIPEKELFRFTLMDDVMHTDKLIEAAADYDLTIVSLNFWKKTKDYSIGALLESQSLLIVNK